In Patagioenas fasciata isolate bPatFas1 chromosome 18, bPatFas1.hap1, whole genome shotgun sequence, a genomic segment contains:
- the LOC139829337 gene encoding uncharacterized protein, with product MREVLSQVGQLGHLCAGLKEQVEQLKSTKAEHADLENVRRLFPEGGRQSITSILADLKCQVAFLQDMAGALHGQEEKIRKVEDAPRKMRAAGAGRKADGSAQMTQQPRPKGQKVKAERKELGKQQEPTQAELEKFAAEYVNQLVMETAQQLQAEALSQALEQLKKQKADKEQLLVLEIDEKADKAALADKVSRRQFEACEERLNKAVEEVTSRVMGQEEGWHRFQKELQRQMDCKLDRRELGAFREQQEERWKSLSGQLQKELQPERDDAAGIRKQLLPGFHCLSCDRPLHMLAPGPERTGECRYPTVPRSCGGPHTLTPPRFQPQPPSTPRPSPPSARSPNKKDAMQLSGQDGTDGNRQDEQLAMMGGSQLPPTPRATPDTSTSLLSAVLLHRPVPSPRRFTLAPSLLPPIQPPRGESPPDSRAGQGSRPRSHRPGR from the exons atgcgggaggttctctcccaggttgggcagctcggccacctctgtgctggtctgaaggagcaggtggagcagcttaaatctaccaaagctgaacatgcggatcttgagaacgtgcgccggctcttcccggagggag gccggcagagcatcaccagcatcctggccgacctcaagtgccaggtggccttcctgcaagacatggccggggccctccacgggcaggaggagaag atcaggaaggtggaggatgctcccagaaagatgagggcggctggagccggcaggaaagcagacggcagcgcccagatgacccaacagccgcg gcccaagggacagaaggtcaaggcagagcggaaggagttggggaagcagcaggagccgacccaggccgaactggagaagtttgcggccgagtacgtgaatcagttggtgatggagacagcacagcagctgcaggcagag gctctgtcccaggccctggagcagctcaagaagcagaaagcagacaaggagcagctgctggtgctggaaatcgatgag aaagcagacaaagccgccctggctgacaaagtcagtcgcaggcagtttgaggcgtgcgaggagcggctgaacaaggcggtggaggaggtgacgagccgggtgatgggccaggaggagggctggcaccggttccagaaagagctgcagagacagatggactgcaag ctggaccgacgggagctgggggcgttccgggagcagcaggaggagcggtggaagagcctcagcgggcagctccagaaggagctgcagccagagcgtgacgatgccgctgggattaggaa gcagctgctgcctggtttccattgcctgtcctgcgaccggcccctccacatgctggcgcctggacc ggagcggacgggcgagtgcaggtaccccactgttccgcggagctgcgggggcccacacaccctcacgcccccgcgcttccagccccaaccgcccagcaccccacggccgtccccacccagcgcccgcagccccaacaag aaggacgcgatgcagctgtcgggccaggacggcactgatgggaaccggcaggacgagcagctcgccatgatggggggctctcagctgcccccaacgccaagggccaccccagacacctcgacctcgctgctctcggccgtgctgctgcaccgaccagtcccgtctcccagacgcttcaccctggcaccgagtctgctgccgcccatccagcccccccgcggtgaatcaccccctgacagccgcgcaggacaggggtcccggccccggtcccaccgccccgggcgctga
- the GOLGA6L9 gene encoding golgin subfamily A member 6-like protein 9: MEKFSSDLQNMCRRGMEEERSRVQELVANTQARLGEQARLLEQERAELKIQRQELKAEEEQLARDRQRLDQAWQELRLEKEKVIGAARRVQKQEGMIRSTKELSAQKHAERERALREARRMQTEFRDKLQKAQLIQRQVTYLGFEISGGHQSWGWSDKKLFAGHQNLQR; the protein is encoded by the exons ATGGAGAAGTTCTCCAGTGACCTGCAGAACATGTGCAGGAGGGGCATGGAGGAGGAGCGGAGCCGtgtccaggagctggtggccaacacgcaggccaggctgggcgagcaggctcggctgctggagcag GAGCGGGCAGAGCTGAAGATCCAgcgccaggagctgaaagccgaggaggagcagctggcgagagacaggcagaggctggaccaggcctggcaggagctgaggctggagaaggagaaggtgatcGGGGCCGCGCGACGTGTCCAGAAGCAGGAGGGGATGATCAGAAGCACGAAGGAG CTCTCGGCCCAGAAGCACGCAGAGAGGGAGCGAGCCCTGCGGGAGGCACGCAGGATGCAGACCGAgttccgggacaagctgcag AAAGCCCAGCTGATCCAGCGCCAAGTGACTTATCTGGGATTCGAGATCTCCGGAGGgcaccagagctggggatggagcgacAAGAAGCTGTTTGCCGGACACCAGAACCTGCAGCGGTAA